One Bermanella sp. WJH001 genomic region harbors:
- a CDS encoding YifB family Mg chelatase-like AAA ATPase: MSGPPGTGKSMLAHCLPGILPALNEQEALEVASLYSVSNQPVRPYFTTRPFRQPHHTSSGVALVGGGTHPKPGEISLAHHGVLFLDEIPEFSRHVLDVLREPLETGHISISRAAQQVEYPANFQLVSAMNPCPCGYLKQPNKRCADCSEAKALKYQSAVSGPLLDRIDIQIEVPALSKGLLSSREQGESSQQVKMRVEQARAIQMQRQHCTNAQLNQQQLSELCPLSNDLSHLLEDALDKLGLSARAYHRIIKVARTIADLNASAQIEKAHILEALSYRQMERRLQ, translated from the coding sequence ATGAGTGGCCCACCTGGTACGGGCAAAAGCATGCTGGCCCATTGCTTACCGGGCATCTTGCCTGCGCTAAATGAGCAAGAGGCGTTAGAAGTGGCCTCTCTTTATAGTGTGTCGAATCAGCCTGTTCGCCCCTACTTCACAACGCGCCCTTTTCGCCAGCCCCACCACACATCATCCGGTGTGGCTCTTGTCGGTGGCGGCACCCACCCTAAACCGGGGGAGATTTCGCTGGCCCATCATGGGGTATTATTTTTAGATGAGATTCCTGAATTTAGCCGCCATGTGTTAGATGTGTTACGCGAGCCATTAGAAACCGGCCACATCAGTATTAGCCGTGCAGCACAGCAGGTGGAGTATCCCGCTAATTTTCAATTAGTCAGTGCCATGAACCCTTGCCCTTGCGGCTATTTAAAACAACCTAACAAGCGCTGCGCTGACTGCTCAGAAGCGAAGGCTCTTAAATATCAAAGCGCGGTTTCTGGGCCACTACTTGATCGCATTGATATTCAAATAGAAGTACCTGCTTTAAGCAAAGGTTTACTGTCTAGTCGCGAGCAAGGGGAAAGTAGCCAGCAAGTTAAAATGCGAGTGGAGCAAGCAAGGGCCATTCAAATGCAACGCCAGCACTGCACCAACGCTCAACTAAACCAGCAACAACTTAGTGAGCTTTGCCCATTGAGCAATGACCTCAGCCACTTGTTAGAAGACGCCCTTGATAAACTGGGTTTAAGTGCAAGGGCTTACCATCGCATCATAAAAGTCGCGCGCACCATTGCTGACTTAAACGCCAGCGCACAAATTGAAAAAGCGCACATTCTGGAAGCCCTGAGCTATCGTCAAATGGAGCGTCGGCTGCAATAA
- a CDS encoding TorF family putative porin translates to MKEKYMKTLSKAVAVASLLSAGVMGAQVANAEVSFNAALVSDYVFRGVSYSDNGLALQGGADYSHESGLYVGTWLSNVDDGTDTDIEYDLYVGYGLETNGLEIDLGYTTYNYVDLDEGNTTEIYANITKGAVTASVYRDIDLYDSTYLGLAYSMELPEDLALDLTAGYTIVDPDDEDDIYDVSATVSKSLEMVDVAFTITNVDGDAAGAEDDTLFFLSVSKEF, encoded by the coding sequence TTGAAGGAAAAATATATGAAAACTCTATCTAAAGCGGTTGCAGTAGCAAGCTTACTTTCAGCTGGTGTAATGGGCGCACAAGTAGCGAACGCAGAAGTGTCTTTTAACGCAGCGCTAGTATCTGACTACGTTTTCCGTGGTGTTTCATACTCTGATAATGGCCTAGCTTTACAAGGTGGCGCTGATTATTCACATGAATCTGGTTTATACGTGGGTACTTGGTTGTCTAATGTAGATGATGGTACGGATACAGATATTGAATATGATCTGTATGTTGGTTATGGCCTTGAAACTAACGGTCTTGAAATTGACTTAGGTTATACCACTTATAACTATGTAGATCTTGATGAGGGCAATACAACTGAGATTTATGCAAATATTACAAAAGGTGCAGTAACGGCATCTGTGTATCGCGATATTGACCTATATGATTCTACTTATCTTGGCTTAGCGTATTCAATGGAGCTGCCAGAAGATTTGGCTCTAGATCTAACGGCTGGTTACACTATTGTAGATCCAGATGATGAAGATGATATTTACGATGTTTCTGCAACTGTGAGTAAAAGTTTAGAAATGGTAGATGTTGCTTTTACAATTACAAATGTAGATGGCGACGCTGCTGGTGCTGAAGATGATACTTTATTCTTCCTAAGCGTTTCTAAAGAATTTTAA
- a CDS encoding helix-turn-helix transcriptional regulator: MKKTNKAIESPLIQQAAINIRILRLQKGLSQEDLAELSGYHRTYIGSVERGERNITLTTLESLASTLNIEPSKLLEG, encoded by the coding sequence ATGAAAAAAACAAATAAAGCGATTGAGTCGCCTCTTATACAGCAGGCTGCAATAAATATCAGAATACTCAGGCTCCAAAAAGGATTATCGCAAGAAGACTTAGCGGAGCTATCAGGCTATCACCGAACATATATCGGCTCTGTGGAAAGAGGGGAGCGAAATATTACCCTCACAACACTCGAAAGCTTAGCTTCAACACTAAACATAGAGCCATCAAAACTTCTTGAAGGATAA
- a CDS encoding magnesium chelatase domain-containing protein, producing MSLAVVYSRAKVGIDAPLVHVEAHLSNGLPAFSIVGLPEAAVKESKDRVRSAILNSGFEFPASRITVNLAPADLPKEGGRFDLAIALGILAASDQIPKDKFADYEFIGELALTGAIRGVAGVIPAALNATAAMRTLILPSANTEEASLSRGEHLTCDHLLEICAHLIKQQSLKGLNIIPITQEQYHGPDLAQVKGQHHAKRALEICAAGAHNLLIL from the coding sequence ATGTCGTTAGCTGTTGTGTATTCCCGAGCCAAAGTAGGTATTGATGCCCCCTTGGTTCATGTTGAAGCCCACCTTTCTAATGGTTTACCTGCATTTTCAATTGTTGGGTTACCAGAAGCTGCGGTTAAAGAAAGTAAAGACCGTGTGCGCAGTGCCATACTCAATAGTGGTTTTGAGTTTCCAGCCAGCCGTATCACCGTTAATTTAGCCCCTGCCGACCTGCCTAAAGAAGGAGGTCGCTTTGATCTGGCCATAGCATTGGGCATTTTAGCGGCCAGCGACCAAATCCCTAAAGACAAATTTGCAGACTATGAGTTTATCGGAGAACTGGCTTTAACGGGCGCTATAAGGGGTGTAGCTGGGGTCATTCCAGCGGCCCTAAATGCGACCGCGGCCATGCGAACACTCATTTTGCCCAGTGCTAACACAGAAGAGGCCAGCTTAAGCCGTGGCGAGCACCTTACATGCGACCATTTGTTGGAAATATGTGCTCACCTAATTAAACAGCAAAGCCTTAAAGGTTTAAACATTATCCCCATCACCCAAGAGCAGTATCACGGGCCAGATTTGGCCCAAGTAAAAGGTCAGCATCATGCTAAACGGGCATTAGAGATTTGCGCAGCAGGCGCCCATAATTTACTCATATTGTAG
- the glnK gene encoding P-II family nitrogen regulator — MKLVTAVIKPFKLDDVREALSEIGVQGITVTEVKGFGRQKGHTELYRGAEYVVDFLPKVKLEIAIDDSLTDKVIEAVSKAANTGKIGDGKIFVTALEQIVRIRTGETGADAV; from the coding sequence ATGAAATTGGTTACGGCCGTTATCAAGCCATTTAAATTAGACGACGTGCGTGAAGCACTGTCTGAAATTGGCGTTCAAGGCATTACCGTTACTGAAGTGAAAGGCTTCGGTCGTCAAAAAGGACACACTGAACTGTACCGCGGTGCAGAATACGTGGTGGACTTTTTACCTAAAGTAAAACTTGAAATTGCCATCGATGATTCTCTAACTGACAAAGTGATCGAAGCGGTTTCTAAAGCAGCTAACACTGGCAAAATCGGTGACGGCAAAATCTTCGTGACAGCCCTAGAACAAATCGTACGTATTCGTACCGGTGAAACTGGCGCTGACGCGGTTTAA
- a CDS encoding DNA adenine methylase → MSIIPHPIPYQGSKRKLAPAIHAFANNKKYDVLYEPFAGSAAFSLYAAHHGLADRYVLGDAFESLIDLWKLIINHPEKASSMYKKIWDGQKQDDFEYFNRIRSSFNEHRDPVHLLYLIVRCVKNAVRFNNAGNFSQSADKRRKGTRPETMEKQIYGASQLLKGRVDFFVGDFTECVSGASSRDLIYMDPPYQGTSQLNDKRYYEQLHRETLCDFLAEQNHKNVDYLLSYDGKTGEKIYGDDLPESLNLKRIYINAGRSTQATLVGKKEVTLESLYFSPSFSGVMDITNDAEYSFQGQIALSI, encoded by the coding sequence ATGTCCATTATCCCGCATCCAATTCCTTATCAAGGCAGTAAAAGGAAGTTAGCACCTGCGATCCATGCTTTTGCTAATAATAAAAAATATGATGTTTTATATGAACCCTTTGCTGGTTCAGCAGCTTTTAGTCTTTATGCCGCACACCACGGCTTAGCAGACAGATATGTCTTGGGTGATGCCTTTGAATCACTTATAGATCTTTGGAAATTAATTATAAACCACCCAGAAAAAGCATCTTCAATGTATAAAAAAATATGGGACGGTCAAAAACAAGATGATTTCGAATACTTTAATCGTATTCGAAGTTCCTTTAATGAACATCGAGACCCTGTTCATCTGCTCTATTTAATTGTCCGCTGTGTAAAAAACGCCGTTAGATTTAATAATGCTGGTAATTTCTCACAGTCAGCGGATAAAAGAAGGAAGGGGACAAGGCCTGAGACTATGGAGAAGCAAATTTATGGGGCTAGTCAACTTTTAAAAGGTAGAGTTGATTTTTTTGTAGGTGACTTCACTGAGTGTGTTAGCGGTGCTTCCTCAAGGGATTTAATTTACATGGATCCACCATATCAGGGGACATCACAATTAAATGATAAACGATACTATGAGCAGCTTCATCGAGAAACTTTATGTGACTTTTTAGCGGAACAAAATCACAAAAATGTTGATTATCTACTTTCCTATGATGGTAAAACAGGTGAAAAAATTTATGGTGATGATTTACCTGAAAGCTTAAATTTAAAACGAATTTATATAAATGCTGGAAGATCAACTCAAGCGACATTAGTAGGAAAAAAGGAAGTTACATTAGAAAGTCTATACTTCTCTCCGTCCTTTTCAGGTGTAATGGATATTACGAATGATGCTGAGTATTCGTTTCAGGGGCAAATAGCGCTTTCAATCTAG
- the rep gene encoding DNA helicase Rep, giving the protein MNHLNPRQKESVLHIDGPLLVLAGAGSGKTSVITTKIAYLIEQCGVPARNITALTFTNKAAKEMKERVAKLVQGKAASGLTVSTFHNLGLNIIRKEHKHLGIRPGFSIFDDGDTKSLLKDIMHREHDADGDMVDMIKQQIGTLKNDLIEPEQAVQMAQTPQEMLVAQTYLSYDRSLKAYNAVDFDDLIRIPTLLFMNNQSVREKWQKNTRYLLVDEYQDTNTSQYELVKILVGHHCKFTVVGDDDQSIYAWRGAKPENLSLLKTDFPNLKIVMLEQNYRSTGLILNAANQVIENNPHEFVKKLWSDKGYGDPIRIVKCKSEDNEAERIATEIIEHRLRHQSKYRDYAILFRGNHQSRLMEMKLQQYQVPYKLSGSQSFFAKSEVKDIMSYLKLIVNPTDDAAFLRVINIPRRQIGPSTLEKLTEYAGRRQLSLMSASTELGLEQILPPLALDKLQRFGNWIQNTTKRCFTDDPVQSIKEMVHDLDYEAWLHQTSNTPNMAEARMKNVWFLIDNIERMLTKAEENGDEMSIEDAVAKLILRDMLEQQEQEDELDQVQLMTLHASKGLEFPYVWIMGLEEEILPHRNSIEADTVEEERRLMYVGITRAKQNLTLTLTGKRKSYGESFEPTPSRFLEELPKDDIQREGFGEVNPEQKQARGVSALAGLKNLMSS; this is encoded by the coding sequence GTGAATCACTTAAATCCCCGCCAAAAAGAGTCTGTTTTACATATTGATGGCCCGCTATTGGTTTTAGCAGGGGCGGGGTCAGGTAAAACCAGTGTAATCACCACCAAGATAGCGTATCTCATAGAGCAGTGCGGGGTACCTGCCCGTAACATCACGGCCCTTACTTTTACCAATAAAGCCGCTAAAGAAATGAAAGAACGTGTGGCGAAACTGGTTCAAGGCAAAGCCGCCAGCGGCTTAACGGTTTCAACATTCCACAATCTTGGTTTGAACATTATCCGCAAAGAACATAAACATTTGGGTATTCGTCCGGGTTTTTCGATCTTTGATGATGGCGACACTAAATCGCTTTTAAAAGACATCATGCATCGCGAACATGACGCCGACGGTGATATGGTTGATATGATCAAACAACAAATTGGCACACTTAAGAATGATTTGATCGAGCCCGAACAAGCGGTACAAATGGCTCAAACTCCACAAGAAATGTTAGTGGCGCAAACCTACCTAAGTTACGACCGCAGTTTAAAAGCCTATAACGCTGTGGATTTTGACGACCTTATTCGAATACCCACCTTGCTGTTCATGAACAACCAAAGCGTACGTGAAAAGTGGCAAAAAAATACCCGTTATCTTTTAGTGGACGAGTATCAAGACACCAATACCAGCCAGTATGAGCTTGTTAAAATATTGGTAGGTCATCACTGTAAATTCACCGTAGTAGGCGATGATGACCAATCCATTTATGCATGGCGCGGTGCTAAGCCTGAAAACCTGAGCTTGCTAAAAACAGATTTTCCAAATTTAAAAATTGTCATGCTTGAGCAAAATTACCGATCCACCGGTTTAATACTCAACGCTGCCAACCAAGTGATTGAAAATAATCCCCACGAATTTGTGAAAAAGCTTTGGTCCGACAAAGGTTATGGTGACCCAATACGAATCGTGAAATGCAAAAGCGAAGATAACGAAGCGGAGCGCATCGCCACCGAAATTATCGAGCACCGATTACGCCACCAAAGTAAGTACCGTGACTATGCCATTTTATTTCGTGGCAACCATCAGTCGCGCTTAATGGAAATGAAACTGCAGCAATACCAAGTGCCTTACAAACTCAGTGGCAGCCAATCATTTTTTGCAAAAAGCGAAGTGAAAGACATCATGAGTTATTTAAAACTCATTGTGAATCCAACTGACGATGCGGCCTTTTTGCGTGTTATTAATATTCCACGACGCCAAATTGGTCCTTCCACATTAGAAAAGCTTACCGAATACGCAGGCAGACGCCAGCTCAGTTTAATGAGTGCATCTACCGAGCTTGGTCTTGAGCAAATTTTGCCACCACTAGCATTAGACAAACTGCAACGCTTTGGTAACTGGATTCAAAACACCACTAAACGCTGCTTCACTGACGACCCAGTGCAATCCATCAAAGAGATGGTACACGACCTTGATTATGAGGCATGGCTTCATCAAACCAGCAACACGCCTAATATGGCTGAAGCACGCATGAAAAACGTGTGGTTTTTAATTGATAACATTGAGCGCATGCTGACCAAGGCTGAAGAAAACGGCGATGAAATGAGCATTGAAGATGCCGTGGCGAAATTAATATTACGCGACATGCTTGAGCAACAAGAACAAGAAGACGAACTCGATCAAGTACAGCTCATGACACTACATGCATCCAAAGGTTTAGAGTTCCCCTACGTTTGGATTATGGGTTTAGAAGAAGAAATTCTGCCTCACCGTAACAGCATCGAAGCTGACACAGTAGAAGAAGAGCGTCGCCTCATGTATGTAGGTATCACACGCGCCAAGCAAAATTTAACGCTCACATTAACGGGCAAACGCAAAAGTTATGGCGAAAGTTTTGAACCCACACCTAGCCGCTTTTTAGAAGAACTCCCCAAAGATGACATTCAACGGGAAGGGTTTGGTGAAGTTAACCCAGAACAAAAACAAGCTCGTGGTGTATCAGCATTAGCTGGACTTAAAAATTTAATGAGTAGTTAA
- a CDS encoding recombinase family protein yields the protein MGKKLAIPYIRMSTEEQLKGDSLRRQSELINTYAKENDLEVDWTTNYTDIGKSAYTGKNLAKEAGLGRFLGAVQAGVVKSGTALLIESLDRLSRKEVKTALKIILGILENGIEIHVLGEAEKTVYTEESDEKDLIIAIIILSRANRESKIKQERLSKSWENKRRIAEEEKKPITKRIPAWLEVRDGKFQVNQEKGEVVQRIIKMKLDGYGSNKIAYILNSEEVPVFGRGKKWHESYIKKIISNKALLGVYTAQKLDQDGNKEFVKEIGDYYPKLISKDDFNRINIKRDNKGRKSAYFSNLFTGIAKCKKCGSSMVMINKGSDSKGGKYLICSNVKTGKKGEDGRLCDNKASSYKDFERIILSHLDSLDIENIIDPDINNETVEEIKELELQISNITTVLNNIQKSIDESITENKGVVSSYLIKRETELTVELNDFKDQFNTKKIELNKSDLSRNNFYYNFKEIVGENYILRAKTNIELKLIIESMKIEVHGSYNKKVSEVDITLIGGYRIILLIDKNFLDNKENKVLTIPAKSDKPLKQRDLHLRESMNIFKTENSMFHNFKSKIIKDLTS from the coding sequence ATGGGCAAAAAACTAGCAATTCCATACATTCGGATGTCAACAGAAGAGCAACTCAAAGGCGATTCGTTAAGAAGACAGTCAGAGCTAATTAATACATATGCTAAAGAGAATGATTTAGAGGTTGATTGGACAACTAACTATACAGACATAGGCAAGAGTGCCTATACCGGAAAAAACCTAGCAAAAGAGGCGGGTTTAGGTCGTTTCCTTGGTGCTGTTCAGGCAGGAGTTGTTAAGAGCGGTACAGCCCTATTAATTGAGAGTTTAGATAGGCTTTCAAGGAAGGAAGTCAAAACAGCTCTAAAAATTATTTTAGGCATTTTAGAAAATGGCATTGAAATTCATGTTTTAGGTGAAGCAGAAAAGACTGTTTACACTGAAGAATCAGACGAAAAAGACTTAATCATTGCAATTATCATTTTAAGTCGTGCAAATCGTGAAAGTAAGATTAAACAAGAGCGATTAAGTAAATCTTGGGAAAACAAAAGACGAATTGCAGAAGAAGAAAAAAAGCCAATAACTAAACGAATTCCAGCATGGTTAGAAGTAAGAGACGGTAAATTTCAAGTTAATCAGGAAAAAGGCGAAGTTGTTCAAAGAATAATCAAGATGAAACTTGATGGTTATGGTTCAAATAAAATTGCATATATTTTGAATAGTGAGGAAGTGCCCGTTTTTGGTCGAGGCAAAAAGTGGCACGAATCATACATTAAAAAAATTATATCTAATAAAGCACTATTAGGAGTTTATACAGCTCAAAAGCTAGACCAAGATGGTAATAAAGAGTTTGTTAAAGAGATTGGCGATTATTACCCCAAATTAATATCAAAAGACGACTTCAACCGTATAAACATTAAGCGAGATAATAAAGGCAGAAAATCCGCCTATTTCTCAAACTTGTTTACAGGGATTGCCAAATGTAAAAAATGCGGTTCATCAATGGTAATGATAAATAAGGGTAGTGATTCGAAGGGTGGTAAATATCTAATTTGTTCGAATGTTAAAACTGGTAAGAAAGGCGAAGACGGTAGGCTTTGTGATAATAAAGCTTCGAGCTATAAAGATTTTGAAAGAATAATATTAAGTCATTTAGACAGTCTAGACATAGAAAATATTATTGATCCAGATATTAATAATGAAACGGTAGAAGAAATAAAAGAATTAGAGTTACAAATATCAAATATAACTACTGTACTAAATAATATTCAAAAATCTATTGACGAATCGATAACAGAAAATAAAGGGGTTGTTTCTAGTTATCTAATTAAGAGAGAAACAGAATTAACAGTAGAATTAAATGATTTTAAAGACCAATTTAATACAAAAAAAATAGAGTTGAATAAATCAGATTTATCAAGAAATAATTTTTACTATAACTTTAAAGAGATAGTAGGCGAAAATTATATATTAAGAGCAAAAACCAATATTGAATTAAAATTAATTATCGAAAGTATGAAAATTGAGGTTCATGGTAGTTATAATAAAAAAGTAAGCGAAGTAGATATTACATTAATAGGTGGTTATCGAATAATTTTATTAATTGATAAGAACTTTTTAGACAATAAAGAAAATAAGGTTTTAACAATACCCGCAAAATCAGATAAGCCACTAAAACAAAGGGATTTACATCTTAGAGAGTCTATGAACATATTCAAAACAGAAAATAGTATGTTTCATAATTTCAAATCGAAAATTATAAAGGATTTAACATCTTAA
- a CDS encoding c-type cytochrome, translating into MTKLMTSMMVLALSAMVSVANAKATDIEQRIAPVGAVCVEGTECAAAGKAAAASSGPRSGADVYNTYCAACHGTGAMGAPKAGDKGAWKDRLAKGFNKTLANAINGINLMPAKGTCGDCSDKEIGNAIKHMSN; encoded by the coding sequence GTGACTAAGTTAATGACTTCAATGATGGTTTTAGCACTGAGTGCTATGGTTTCAGTAGCAAATGCAAAAGCGACTGATATCGAACAGCGTATTGCTCCAGTGGGTGCAGTGTGTGTAGAGGGAACTGAGTGTGCAGCAGCAGGTAAAGCGGCGGCGGCTTCTAGTGGTCCTCGCTCTGGTGCGGATGTATACAATACTTATTGTGCAGCTTGCCACGGCACGGGCGCAATGGGCGCACCTAAAGCCGGTGATAAAGGTGCTTGGAAAGACCGTTTAGCGAAAGGTTTTAATAAAACCTTGGCAAATGCGATCAACGGCATCAACCTAATGCCTGCTAAAGGTACTTGTGGTGACTGTTCTGATAAAGAAATCGGTAACGCCATCAAACACATGAGCAACTAA
- a CDS encoding ammonium transporter: MENNVFQLQYAMDTFYFLVCGALVMWMAAGFAMLEAGLVRSKNTTEILTKNVALFAISCTMYLVCGYAIMYDGGFFLSGITEVDSAAVLADFAAREDGFEGGSIYSGASDFFFQVVFVATAMSIVSGAVAERMKLWSFLAFAVVMTGVIYPMEGAWTWGGQSVFGMYSLGDDFGFSDFAGSGIVHMAGAAAALAGVLLLGPRKGKYGANGEINAIPGANLPLATLGTFILWMGWFGFNGGSVLKLGDIANAHAVAVVFTNTNAAAAGGLIGALILARILFKKADLTMALNRALAGLVAITAEPSTPTPFEATIIGAIGGLIVVLSILTLDKMKIDDPVGAISVHGVVGLFGLLVVPFTNAGTTIGGQLMGAVTIFVWVFVASFIVWGIIKAVMGVRVTEEEEYEGSDLAECGMEAYPEFTKNG, from the coding sequence ATGGAAAACAATGTGTTTCAACTTCAGTACGCCATGGATACCTTTTACTTCTTGGTATGTGGCGCACTTGTAATGTGGATGGCGGCTGGTTTCGCCATGCTAGAAGCCGGTCTGGTTCGTTCTAAGAACACCACCGAAATTTTAACTAAGAACGTAGCGCTATTCGCTATTTCTTGCACCATGTACCTAGTATGTGGCTACGCCATCATGTATGACGGCGGTTTCTTCCTTTCAGGTATTACTGAAGTAGACAGTGCTGCGGTACTGGCTGATTTTGCAGCCCGTGAAGACGGCTTCGAAGGCGGTTCAATCTACTCTGGTGCATCTGACTTCTTCTTCCAAGTGGTATTCGTAGCAACGGCTATGTCTATCGTATCGGGTGCCGTTGCTGAGCGTATGAAGCTTTGGTCTTTCCTTGCTTTTGCTGTGGTAATGACCGGTGTGATCTACCCAATGGAAGGCGCTTGGACTTGGGGCGGTCAATCTGTATTTGGCATGTACTCACTAGGCGATGACTTCGGTTTCTCTGACTTTGCCGGTTCTGGTATCGTTCACATGGCCGGTGCAGCTGCTGCCCTTGCGGGTGTTCTATTACTAGGTCCACGTAAAGGTAAATACGGCGCGAATGGCGAAATCAATGCCATCCCAGGTGCAAACCTTCCTCTAGCGACCCTAGGTACATTCATCCTTTGGATGGGTTGGTTCGGTTTCAACGGTGGTTCTGTTCTTAAACTTGGCGACATTGCGAATGCTCACGCAGTAGCAGTGGTATTCACCAATACTAACGCGGCGGCTGCCGGTGGTTTGATTGGTGCATTAATCCTAGCGCGTATCTTGTTCAAGAAAGCGGACTTAACCATGGCCCTTAACCGTGCACTTGCCGGTCTTGTGGCAATTACTGCTGAACCTTCAACGCCAACACCATTCGAAGCCACTATCATTGGTGCTATCGGTGGTCTAATCGTTGTGCTTTCTATCCTGACTCTAGACAAGATGAAGATCGACGATCCTGTGGGCGCCATCTCTGTTCACGGTGTGGTAGGTCTATTTGGTCTACTAGTTGTGCCATTCACTAACGCAGGTACCACTATTGGTGGCCAGTTAATGGGTGCTGTTACCATCTTTGTTTGGGTATTCGTAGCCAGCTTCATTGTTTGGGGCATCATCAAAGCTGTGATGGGTGTACGAGTAACAGAAGAAGAAGAATACGAAGGGTCTGACCTTGCCGAATGTGGCATGGAAGCATACCCAGAATTTACCAAGAACGGTTAA
- a CDS encoding accessory factor UbiK family protein, which produces MKAELLEKITSQISALLPEQAGQDIKQNIQQVLARQLNKLDVVSRDEFDAQQAVLLRTREKLEALEKQVSALENSIKS; this is translated from the coding sequence ATGAAAGCCGAATTATTAGAAAAGATCACGTCACAAATTAGTGCACTATTACCAGAACAAGCTGGCCAAGATATCAAACAAAATATTCAGCAGGTTTTAGCGCGCCAACTCAATAAGCTGGATGTGGTGAGTCGCGATGAGTTTGATGCGCAACAAGCCGTACTGCTGCGCACTCGAGAGAAACTAGAAGCGTTAGAAAAACAAGTTAGCGCACTAGAAAACAGCATAAAATCATGA